In the genome of Meles meles chromosome 4, mMelMel3.1 paternal haplotype, whole genome shotgun sequence, one region contains:
- the LOC123940286 gene encoding COMM domain-containing protein 6-like: MEGCNEPRLDAKSEVTNQLVDFQWKLGMAVSSDSGRSLKYPYVAVLLKVADHSGQVKNKSFEMTIPQFQNFYRQFKEIAAGIETV; encoded by the coding sequence ATGGAGGGCTGCAACGAGCCGCGACTGGATGCTAAGTCCGAGGTCACCAACCAGCTTGTAGATTTTCAGTGGAAGCTGGGTATGGCCGTGAGCTCGGACAGTGGCAGATCTCTTAAGTATCCTTATGTTGCAGTGCTGCTGAAAGTGGCAGATCATTCAGGCCAAGTAAAGAACAAGTCCTTTGAAATGACAATTCCACAATTTCAGAATTTCTATAGACAGTTCAAGGAAATTGCTGCAGGTATAGAAACTGTGTGA